Proteins encoded within one genomic window of Streptomyces kaniharaensis:
- a CDS encoding type I polyketide synthase: MAADKKDIVGALRQSLKETERLRRQNQQLLDRAGEPLAIVGMSCRFPGGVTSPEELWELLAAERIGISEFPDDRGWDLERLYDPDPDHPGTSYTRSGGFVDRVGEFDAEFFGISPREALAMDPQQRLLLETAWEAFEDAGIDPLALKGSDTGVFCGVMFQDYGFVAGMSDRSAEIEGYLPTAAAGSVASGRLSYTFGFEGPAVSVDTACSSSLVAVDLAAKSLRARECSLALVGGVTVHPRPNNFIEFSRQRALSPDGLCRAYAAAADGVAWGEGSGLLLMERLSDARRNGHRVLALVRGSAVNQDGASNGLTAPNGPSQERVIRQALTNAGLSAADVDAVEGHGTGTKLGDPIEAEALLATYGRERSDGPLRLGSVKSNIGHTMAAAGVAGVIKMVMAMRHEVLPATLHVDAPSPHVDWASGEVELLTEAQKWPATERPRRAGVSSFGISGTNAHVILEEAPIEEPQPDEDGNAAQPPSVVPVLISARSEAALREQADRLRARMIAQPGVSVLDIGFSSVTTRAQLEHRAVVVAPDRGALLSGLAALTAADPAAHVLEGRPGNGKAVFVFPGQGAQWVGMAVELLDSSPVFAESIAACGEALSEFVDWRLEDVLRSVEGAPSYERVDVVQPALFAVMVSLAALWRSYGVEPSAVVGHSQGEIAAACVAGGLSLQDGARIVALRSRLVLERLAGRGGMVSVALPVERAEELLQPYRGRISVAAVNGPATVVIAGEPGALDELIAACERDGVRARRINVDYASHSAQVEAVETELLDVLAPIAPVSGQIPFYSTATGGFVDTRTLDARYWYGNLRGRVGFEPAIRALIDNGVTFFVEVSPHPVLTMAVEETAQAHGAQDRVGVVGSLRRDEGGPRRFTTSLAEAHVSGVAVDWPAYFAASGAQQVPLPTYAFQRERYWLTPSAGTGDATAAGLHRVDHPVLAAAAQLGDRDEWLFTGRLSIDAQPWTRDHVVFGMVLVPGTALVDMALTAGATAGCPVLDELVIEAPLILDEATARHLQVTVGQPGDDGRREIAVFSRPETHSQDGQPETTCHARGWLTTHAKAPAPFPLQWPPPGAQPVPVETLYPRLADLGLDYGPLFQGVQAAWRSGSEVYAEVALPDDAGTDGFGVHPALFDAALHGVMLDKDAGSSVDLPFSWSGVQLGRTGLTRVRVRIGSAGGSALRIDAVDDTGATVVAVGALALRPTEPAQLESAQRTMRNSLFQVDWAEVAAESPKPVRLAVLGESAALGDLTAQGERFADLDALEKALADGAAVPDAVLAGFDTPARTGDAAEAARMTAGRALELVQRWLASDRLGDARLVLVTRNAVTVGDETPDVTQAPVWGLVRSAQSEHPGRFILVDLDGNGEPQWGALLDLDEPQLAVREGRLTAPRLGRAPAAAADDLWRLAITRKGSLENLAIVPSEAGRPLGAGEVRIGVRAAGLNFRDVLIALGMYPGEAPLGSEAAGVVLEVGSGVTDLVPGDRVFGLVTDAFGPVTVADRRTVAPMPAGLTFAEAAAVPVVYLTAYYGLVDLADLRAGEKLLVHAAAGGVGMAAIQLAHHFGVEVFATASPGKWDAVRALDVPAERIANSRDLGFRDAFREATGGAGVDVVLNSLAGEFVDASLELLPRGGRFLEMGKTDLRDPEAVARQHAGVHYRAYDLVAAAGPERIQQMLVEIAELFERGVLTPSPIRSWDVRRGQDAFRHLREGRNVGKVVLTVPAAPDPDGTVLITGGTGGLGALFAKHLVERRGAKHLLLVSRRGPAAEGVDRLVAELEALGARARVAACDVSDRGQLAELLGSLERPLTAVVHAAGVLDDGVVESLTAEQVARVMRPKVDAAWNLHELTAGMELAAFVLFSSAAAQLGNPGQANYAAANAALDALAHQRRAAGLPATSLAWGLWADATGMTGELDEADLARMERTGIGALSADLGLELFDESLRLDAALLVPIQLDLAALRMQARAGMLPALLRGLVRTPARRRESAGGSLAQRLAAVAEADQEQVVLEVVQAQVAAVLGHASGTAIDPERAFKDLGFDSLAAVELRNRLSQVAGLRLPATLVFDHPTPLEAARSILSLVGGTGGIEQPSPLDQELQRLEALLITVSGHEKQLADAEPRLRSLSNRLRALLGVTGTEDAADDDTFEDDLDFVSDSDMFDLIDKELGSA, translated from the coding sequence ATGGCCGCCGATAAGAAGGACATCGTCGGGGCCCTCCGGCAGTCGCTCAAGGAAACCGAGCGCCTCCGGCGGCAGAACCAGCAGCTTCTGGACCGTGCGGGCGAGCCGCTGGCGATCGTCGGCATGAGCTGCCGCTTCCCGGGTGGCGTGACGTCGCCGGAGGAGCTGTGGGAGCTGCTGGCGGCGGAGCGCATCGGGATCTCCGAGTTTCCGGACGACCGCGGTTGGGACCTGGAGCGGCTCTACGACCCGGACCCGGACCATCCGGGCACCTCCTATACGCGCAGCGGTGGATTCGTCGACCGGGTGGGCGAGTTCGACGCGGAGTTCTTCGGGATCAGTCCGCGTGAGGCGCTCGCGATGGACCCGCAGCAGCGGCTGCTGCTGGAGACGGCCTGGGAGGCGTTCGAGGACGCCGGCATCGACCCGCTGGCCCTCAAGGGCAGCGACACCGGCGTCTTCTGCGGCGTGATGTTCCAGGACTACGGCTTCGTCGCGGGGATGAGCGACCGGAGCGCCGAGATCGAGGGCTACCTCCCGACCGCCGCCGCCGGCAGCGTCGCCTCGGGCCGGCTCAGCTACACGTTCGGGTTCGAGGGGCCCGCGGTGTCGGTGGACACCGCGTGCTCCTCCTCGCTCGTCGCCGTGGACCTGGCGGCCAAGTCCCTGCGCGCGCGGGAGTGCTCGCTGGCGCTGGTCGGCGGCGTGACGGTGCACCCGAGGCCGAACAACTTCATCGAGTTCAGCCGGCAGCGGGCCCTGTCACCGGACGGGCTGTGCAGGGCGTACGCGGCGGCCGCGGACGGCGTGGCCTGGGGCGAAGGCTCGGGACTGCTGCTGATGGAGCGGCTGTCGGACGCCCGCCGCAACGGTCACCGCGTCCTGGCCCTCGTGCGCGGCAGCGCGGTCAACCAGGACGGTGCGAGCAACGGGCTCACCGCGCCGAACGGCCCGTCGCAGGAGCGCGTGATCCGGCAGGCACTGACGAACGCCGGGCTGAGCGCGGCCGACGTGGACGCCGTCGAGGGCCACGGCACCGGCACCAAGCTCGGTGACCCGATCGAGGCGGAAGCCCTGCTGGCGACCTACGGGCGCGAGCGGTCGGACGGCCCGCTGCGTCTCGGCTCGGTCAAGTCGAACATCGGGCACACGATGGCGGCGGCCGGTGTGGCCGGCGTGATCAAGATGGTCATGGCGATGCGGCACGAGGTGCTGCCCGCCACCCTCCACGTGGACGCGCCGTCGCCGCACGTCGACTGGGCCTCGGGCGAGGTCGAGCTGCTGACCGAGGCGCAGAAGTGGCCGGCCACGGAGCGACCGCGGCGCGCGGGTGTGTCCTCGTTCGGCATCAGCGGCACGAACGCGCACGTCATCCTGGAGGAGGCGCCGATCGAGGAGCCGCAGCCGGACGAGGACGGGAACGCGGCCCAGCCGCCGTCGGTGGTGCCGGTGCTGATCTCCGCGCGGAGTGAGGCGGCGCTGCGCGAACAGGCCGACCGCCTGCGGGCCCGCATGATCGCCCAGCCGGGCGTCTCCGTCCTGGACATCGGCTTCTCGTCGGTGACGACGCGGGCGCAGCTGGAGCACCGCGCGGTCGTGGTGGCTCCGGACCGCGGTGCGCTGTTGAGCGGTCTGGCGGCCCTCACCGCGGCCGACCCCGCCGCGCATGTGCTCGAGGGTCGGCCGGGGAACGGCAAGGCCGTGTTCGTCTTCCCCGGTCAGGGGGCGCAGTGGGTCGGCATGGCGGTCGAGCTGCTGGACTCCTCGCCGGTGTTCGCCGAGTCGATCGCCGCGTGTGGTGAGGCGCTGTCGGAGTTCGTCGACTGGCGTCTTGAGGACGTGCTGCGGTCGGTGGAGGGTGCGCCGTCGTACGAGCGGGTGGACGTCGTGCAGCCGGCGCTGTTCGCGGTGATGGTGTCGCTGGCGGCGCTGTGGCGCTCGTACGGCGTCGAGCCGTCTGCCGTGGTCGGCCACTCCCAGGGCGAGATCGCCGCCGCGTGCGTCGCGGGTGGACTCTCGCTGCAGGACGGGGCCCGGATCGTGGCCCTGCGCAGCCGGCTGGTCCTCGAGCGGCTCGCCGGCCGGGGCGGCATGGTCTCCGTGGCACTGCCCGTGGAACGCGCCGAGGAACTCCTCCAGCCCTACCGGGGCCGGATCTCGGTCGCCGCGGTGAACGGCCCCGCGACGGTGGTGATCGCCGGCGAACCCGGGGCACTGGACGAACTCATCGCCGCCTGCGAGCGCGACGGCGTGCGCGCGCGCAGGATCAACGTGGACTACGCCTCGCACTCGGCGCAGGTCGAGGCCGTCGAGACGGAACTGCTGGACGTGCTCGCGCCGATCGCGCCGGTCTCCGGGCAGATTCCGTTCTACTCGACCGCCACCGGCGGCTTCGTCGACACCAGGACGCTGGACGCACGGTACTGGTACGGAAACCTGCGCGGCCGAGTCGGCTTCGAGCCCGCGATCCGCGCACTGATCGACAACGGCGTGACCTTCTTCGTCGAAGTGTCCCCGCACCCGGTCCTGACGATGGCCGTCGAGGAGACGGCCCAGGCCCACGGTGCACAGGACCGCGTCGGCGTCGTCGGTTCGCTGCGCCGTGACGAGGGCGGTCCGCGACGGTTCACGACCTCGCTCGCCGAGGCCCACGTGAGCGGCGTCGCCGTCGACTGGCCCGCGTACTTCGCCGCCAGCGGCGCACAGCAAGTACCGCTGCCCACCTACGCGTTCCAGCGCGAACGGTACTGGCTCACCCCCAGCGCAGGCACCGGGGACGCCACCGCGGCCGGACTCCACCGCGTCGACCACCCCGTCCTGGCCGCCGCCGCACAACTCGGCGACCGCGACGAATGGCTGTTCACCGGCCGCCTGTCGATCGACGCACAGCCCTGGACCCGCGACCACGTCGTCTTCGGCATGGTCCTGGTCCCCGGCACCGCCCTCGTCGACATGGCCCTCACCGCCGGCGCCACCGCCGGCTGCCCCGTCCTCGACGAACTCGTCATCGAAGCCCCACTCATCCTCGACGAGGCCACCGCACGCCACCTCCAAGTCACCGTCGGCCAGCCCGGCGACGACGGCCGCCGCGAAATCGCCGTCTTCTCCCGCCCCGAAACCCACAGCCAGGACGGACAACCGGAAACCACCTGCCACGCACGCGGCTGGCTGACCACCCACGCCAAAGCCCCGGCCCCGTTCCCCCTACAGTGGCCGCCACCCGGCGCCCAGCCCGTCCCCGTCGAAACGCTCTACCCGCGACTGGCCGACCTCGGCCTGGACTACGGGCCGCTGTTCCAGGGTGTGCAGGCGGCGTGGCGCAGCGGCTCCGAGGTGTACGCCGAGGTGGCGCTGCCCGACGACGCCGGAACCGACGGATTCGGCGTCCATCCGGCGCTGTTCGACGCCGCGCTGCACGGCGTGATGCTGGACAAGGACGCGGGATCGTCGGTCGACCTGCCGTTCTCGTGGTCGGGCGTGCAGCTCGGCCGGACGGGCCTCACCCGGGTACGGGTGCGGATCGGCTCGGCGGGCGGGTCCGCCCTGCGGATCGACGCGGTCGATGACACCGGTGCCACCGTCGTGGCGGTCGGCGCCCTCGCCCTCCGCCCGACCGAACCGGCGCAGCTCGAGAGCGCCCAGCGCACCATGCGGAATTCGCTGTTCCAGGTCGACTGGGCCGAGGTCGCGGCCGAGTCCCCGAAGCCCGTGCGGCTGGCCGTCCTCGGCGAGTCGGCGGCCCTCGGCGACCTGACGGCGCAGGGTGAGCGGTTCGCGGATCTGGACGCGCTGGAGAAGGCGCTCGCCGACGGCGCGGCCGTGCCGGACGCGGTCCTCGCCGGATTCGACACCCCTGCCCGGACCGGCGACGCGGCCGAGGCCGCCCGGATGACCGCGGGCCGCGCGCTGGAACTGGTGCAACGCTGGCTGGCCAGCGACCGGCTGGGCGACGCACGGCTGGTCCTCGTGACCCGCAACGCCGTCACGGTGGGCGACGAGACACCCGACGTGACGCAGGCCCCGGTATGGGGCCTGGTCCGCAGCGCCCAGTCCGAACACCCCGGGCGATTCATCCTGGTGGACCTCGACGGCAACGGCGAGCCGCAGTGGGGGGCGCTCCTCGACCTCGACGAGCCGCAACTGGCGGTGCGCGAAGGCCGGTTGACGGCACCGCGACTCGGGCGTGCGCCCGCGGCGGCAGCCGATGACCTGTGGCGGCTGGCGATCACGCGGAAGGGGTCGCTGGAGAACCTGGCGATCGTCCCGTCCGAGGCCGGCCGGCCGCTGGGCGCGGGTGAGGTGCGGATCGGAGTGCGGGCCGCGGGCCTGAACTTCCGGGACGTGCTGATCGCGCTCGGGATGTATCCGGGCGAGGCGCCGCTGGGCAGTGAGGCGGCAGGCGTCGTGCTGGAGGTCGGCTCCGGGGTGACGGACCTGGTGCCGGGTGACCGGGTGTTCGGCCTGGTCACGGACGCGTTCGGGCCGGTGACGGTGGCCGACCGGCGGACGGTCGCGCCCATGCCGGCCGGTCTCACCTTCGCCGAGGCCGCCGCCGTCCCCGTCGTCTACCTGACGGCGTACTACGGGCTGGTCGACCTCGCCGACCTGCGGGCCGGCGAGAAGCTGCTGGTGCACGCGGCCGCCGGCGGCGTCGGCATGGCCGCGATCCAGCTCGCCCACCACTTCGGCGTCGAGGTCTTCGCGACCGCGAGCCCCGGCAAGTGGGACGCCGTCCGCGCCCTGGACGTGCCGGCCGAGCGGATCGCCAACTCCCGCGACCTCGGGTTCCGCGACGCGTTCCGGGAGGCCACCGGCGGCGCGGGCGTGGACGTGGTGCTCAACTCGCTGGCCGGCGAGTTCGTCGACGCCTCGCTGGAGCTGCTGCCGCGCGGCGGCCGCTTCCTGGAGATGGGCAAGACCGACCTGCGCGACCCGGAGGCCGTCGCCCGGCAGCACGCCGGCGTGCACTACCGCGCGTACGACCTGGTGGCCGCCGCCGGGCCGGAGCGCATCCAGCAGATGCTGGTCGAGATCGCCGAGCTGTTCGAGCGCGGGGTGCTCACCCCCTCGCCGATCCGTTCGTGGGACGTGCGCCGCGGCCAGGACGCCTTCCGCCACCTGCGCGAGGGGCGCAACGTCGGCAAGGTCGTGCTGACCGTACCCGCGGCGCCGGATCCGGACGGCACGGTGCTGATCACCGGTGGCACGGGTGGTCTGGGCGCGCTGTTCGCCAAGCACCTGGTCGAGCGGCGCGGAGCGAAGCACCTGCTGCTGGTGAGCCGCCGCGGCCCGGCCGCCGAGGGCGTGGACAGGCTGGTCGCCGAGCTGGAGGCGCTCGGCGCCCGGGCGCGGGTCGCCGCCTGCGACGTGTCCGATCGCGGCCAACTGGCCGAGCTGCTGGGCTCGTTGGAGCGGCCGTTGACGGCGGTCGTGCACGCGGCGGGTGTGCTGGACGACGGTGTCGTCGAGTCGCTGACCGCGGAGCAGGTGGCCCGGGTGATGCGCCCGAAGGTGGACGCCGCCTGGAACCTGCACGAGCTGACCGCAGGAATGGAGCTGGCGGCCTTCGTGCTGTTCTCCTCCGCCGCCGCGCAGCTGGGCAACCCCGGTCAGGCGAACTACGCCGCCGCCAACGCCGCCCTCGACGCCCTCGCACACCAGCGGCGCGCGGCAGGGCTGCCGGCCACCTCCCTGGCCTGGGGCCTGTGGGCGGACGCGACCGGCATGACCGGCGAGCTGGACGAGGCCGACCTCGCGCGCATGGAGCGGACGGGCATCGGCGCGCTCTCCGCCGACCTCGGCCTCGAACTGTTCGACGAATCACTGCGGTTGGACGCCGCGCTCCTGGTGCCGATCCAGTTGGACCTGGCCGCCCTGCGGATGCAGGCGCGGGCGGGGATGCTGCCGGCGCTGCTGCGCGGTCTGGTGCGCACCCCGGCCCGACGGAGGGAATCCGCGGGCGGGTCGCTGGCGCAGCGGCTGGCCGCGGTGGCCGAGGCCGACCAGGAGCAGGTCGTCCTCGAAGTGGTCCAGGCGCAGGTCGCGGCCGTCCTCGGCCACGCCTCCGGCACGGCGATCGATCCGGAACGCGCCTTCAAGGACCTCGGGTTCGACTCGCTGGCCGCGGTCGAGCTGCGTAACCGGCTCAGTCAGGTGGCCGGGCTCCGGTTGCCGGCGACGCTGGTCTTCGATCACCCGACGCCGCTCGAGGCGGCGCGGTCGATCCTGTCCCTGGTCGGTGGAACGGGCGGCATCGAGCAGCCTTCGCCGCTCGATCAGGAGCTGCAGCGGCTGGAAGCTTTGCTGATCACGGTCTCCGGCCACGAGAAGCAACTCGCGGACGCCGAACCGCGGCTGCGTTCGCTCAGCAACCGGCTCCGGGCCCTGCTGGGCGTGACCGGCACCGAGGACGCCGCCGACGACGACACCTTCGAAGACGACCTCGACTTCGTCTCTGACAGCGACATGTTCGACCTGATCGACAAGGAGCTCGGATCCGCATGA
- a CDS encoding methyltransferase — MTEAKHKQRLFELAFGHMAMQTVSTAARLGVADTLGDGELTGTEIAAALGTDAAVTTQLCSALTALGVLTQAESGHFRLTEVGALLRTDRADSLNSFTRMFTDPAIQAAWRELDTAVRTGGSTFGTVFGKSFFEYVGGDPELSKNFPATLRQSAVQTAEALPHHYDFGAFGTVADVAGGNGAVLAAVLAAHPGLRGILYDTAAAVGMSEGTLAAAGVADRCTVVSGDLATEVPAGADLYLIKNVVHYADDERAVTILGNIRRAMPPHGRLLIVDPVMPDTVDGSLPDTMYLSDLHMHLIGAARGRTRAQFEGLCARAGFTVTRFALLPAPMAFSMIEAVPGGGEH; from the coding sequence ATGACTGAAGCGAAGCACAAGCAACGACTGTTCGAATTGGCATTCGGGCACATGGCCATGCAGACGGTGTCCACCGCGGCGCGTCTGGGGGTGGCCGACACCCTCGGTGACGGCGAGCTGACCGGCACCGAGATCGCCGCCGCGCTCGGCACGGATGCTGCGGTGACCACCCAGCTGTGCAGTGCGCTCACCGCGCTCGGGGTCCTGACCCAGGCGGAGTCCGGGCACTTCCGGTTGACCGAGGTCGGCGCCCTGCTGCGGACCGATCGCGCCGACTCGCTGAACTCCTTCACCCGGATGTTCACCGATCCGGCGATCCAGGCGGCGTGGCGCGAACTGGACACCGCCGTACGCACCGGAGGTTCCACCTTCGGCACCGTCTTCGGAAAGTCGTTCTTCGAATACGTCGGGGGCGACCCGGAACTGTCGAAGAACTTCCCCGCCACGTTGCGGCAGAGTGCCGTGCAGACCGCGGAAGCGCTGCCGCACCATTACGATTTCGGCGCTTTCGGCACCGTCGCCGATGTCGCCGGCGGCAACGGCGCGGTGCTCGCCGCCGTCCTCGCCGCCCATCCGGGCCTGCGCGGCATCCTGTACGACACCGCCGCGGCGGTCGGCATGTCCGAAGGGACCCTGGCGGCGGCCGGAGTCGCCGACCGCTGCACCGTGGTCTCCGGCGACCTCGCGACCGAGGTGCCCGCCGGTGCCGACCTCTACCTGATCAAGAACGTCGTGCACTACGCCGACGACGAGCGCGCCGTCACGATCCTCGGCAACATCAGGCGAGCGATGCCCCCGCACGGCCGCCTGCTCATCGTGGATCCGGTCATGCCCGACACCGTCGACGGCTCTCTCCCGGACACGATGTACCTCAGCGATCTCCACATGCACCTCATCGGCGCGGCCCGGGGACGCACCAGGGCCCAGTTCGAAGGCCTCTGCGCGCGGGCCGGCTTCACCGTGACCCGGTTCGCCCTGCTGCCCGCTCCGATGGCCTTCTCGATGATCGAGGCGGTCCCCGGAGGCGGCGAGCACTGA
- a CDS encoding cytochrome P450 family protein, protein MNQFGGSVQEEAIGTDFFDDPHKYYRRWRKNGPVFRVRRPNGLPHWLITGYDEARTALADPRMRKNVTDLYEILRRAAPDGRGAGASELLSSHMLNSDAPVHTRLRKLVGREFTGRRVAALRPRIEQITEGLLDRMDGQDEVDLIEALAAPLPVMVICELLGVPFDDREKFQEWSRILLDADPSVDMAAVSQQMSDYLAALLQAKRAEPGDDLLSGLIADSEDGDQLSPDELIAMAFLLLVAGHETALHLIGNGVYLMLRDREALEGLRAHPDRIPAATEEVLRRFGPVGWATMRYTGEAVSLGGVTIPAGELVCVSLDAANHDPAYNDEPPRLHEVDESPKHLAFGHGIHFCLGAPLGRLEANVAFAQLLQRFPGLRLADPEFFPDWRIGFMRGFGSLPVRLK, encoded by the coding sequence ATGAATCAGTTCGGCGGATCCGTGCAGGAAGAGGCAATCGGCACGGATTTCTTCGACGACCCGCACAAGTACTACCGGCGCTGGCGCAAGAACGGTCCCGTTTTCCGGGTCCGCCGGCCCAATGGTCTGCCGCACTGGCTGATCACCGGTTATGACGAGGCCCGCACCGCGCTCGCGGATCCGCGGATGCGCAAGAACGTCACCGATCTCTACGAGATCCTGCGCCGCGCCGCGCCGGACGGGCGGGGCGCCGGCGCCTCGGAACTGCTGAGCTCGCACATGCTGAACAGCGATGCGCCCGTGCACACCCGGCTGCGCAAGCTCGTCGGCCGGGAGTTCACCGGACGACGGGTCGCCGCCCTGCGGCCGCGCATCGAGCAGATCACCGAGGGCCTGCTCGACCGGATGGACGGCCAGGACGAAGTCGACCTGATCGAGGCGTTGGCGGCGCCGTTGCCGGTCATGGTGATCTGCGAACTGCTCGGTGTGCCGTTCGACGACCGGGAGAAGTTCCAGGAGTGGTCCAGGATCCTGCTGGACGCCGATCCCAGCGTCGACATGGCCGCGGTCTCGCAGCAGATGAGCGACTACCTGGCCGCGCTCCTGCAGGCCAAACGCGCCGAACCCGGTGACGACCTGCTGTCCGGGCTGATCGCCGACAGCGAGGACGGTGATCAGCTCAGCCCGGACGAGCTGATCGCGATGGCGTTCCTGCTGCTGGTCGCCGGGCACGAGACGGCGCTGCACCTGATCGGCAACGGCGTCTACCTGATGCTTCGGGACCGGGAGGCGCTGGAGGGGCTGCGGGCGCACCCGGACCGGATCCCCGCCGCGACCGAGGAGGTGCTCCGGCGCTTCGGTCCGGTCGGCTGGGCGACGATGCGGTACACCGGCGAGGCCGTCAGCCTCGGCGGTGTCACCATCCCGGCCGGAGAGCTCGTGTGCGTCTCGCTCGACGCGGCCAACCACGACCCCGCGTACAACGACGAGCCGCCCCGGCTGCACGAGGTGGACGAGAGCCCCAAGCACCTGGCCTTCGGGCACGGTATCCACTTCTGCCTCGGCGCCCCGCTGGGCCGGCTGGAGGCGAACGTCGCGTTCGCCCAGCTGCTGCAGCGGTTCCCCGGATTGCGGCTGGCGGATCCCGAGTTCTTCCCCGACTGGCGGATCGGCTTCATGCGCGGTTTCGGTTCCCTGCCGGTGCGCCTGAAGTGA